The Chlamydiota bacterium genomic interval AGGAAATAATTCTTCCTCGTCGCATGCCCCTCCGTTTGATCCTTGGGGAGGAGTAGGCGGGGCTATTGTTCTTGCAGGCTTTCCAGAAGGTGCCGTTGTAGTTGGTGTTCCGATGGGGTCAAGGGTTGGGTGGTTTAAAGGGGGGAAGGAAGGAAACCTTCCTACTACAGGGTCACGACCTTTCAAACCAAAAAAACAGAAGGGAGCAGGGCTAAAAAAAGATCGGCAGGGTGGATACATTGATAAATACAACAATTCGTGGAAATGGGATCCAAGAAAGGGGGAATGGGACGTGCAACATAGGGATAGTAGTCATACCAATGTAAATTCTCGAGGCGAGATAACTCACGGCCCAGATAATTTCTAGCATTATGGAAGACATCGTTGCTATCAAAGTGAAGGATAAAGTGAAGGGTGTTGTGGCCTTTTTAACGTGGGGCAGAGTTTTTGATCGACTTGACCCGGAGCCATTGTTGGCTGCGGTATCTCACAGTTTAGTAAATTTTGGACTCAAAAAAGTTGTTGAAATGAACGTTTGTGAATGTTTGCAAGAGGTTTCTGGCCACGCTTATTTTTTTGAGGCTTTAGTTGCGATGAGTAGAAAACAAATTCCTACTCAGGGAAGCAAGTATAAAGCTTGGTTAATGACTAAACGTAAAGAAATAACACGAGGAAAAGAAATTTACTATATCGGTTACTATGTAGGAGAAGCAGGGGGGACGTTCATTGATTCATTGACACAACATTGTTAAAACTCTAAGCAGCGATAGAGAGACTGCGTATAAGTCTGGCCGATTTAATTTTGAAGAACTGATGAGACAGGGTATGACTCTTTGAGAGAGTGGAAGTTGTATCAAAGAGCATAAGAGAGTAGAAGGCTCAAAGAGGACGTGACTGAAACTGATTTATTTTTGCAAGGCATCATCGATAAGATCTTTAGGGAACTCGAGTTTTGAGTTTGGATTGACTTGATTCTTTGGTCATTGATCATAATATTGGCATCCCAAGATGACTCAAAGAAATACTGAAAACGTTGATAATCGACATTTGAGAATCGAGACATAGCCCAAAGGGAATTGCGCTTATAGTCATTGAAAAGGGAATAAATGGCCCTATCCTCTGCATCTCCTGAAGAACATATTTTATTTTGAATACAGTTATTCTGGAGCAAGTTAGGGGATATGGTCAAGTATAAAATATATGCAAAGAATTAGTATTACGTAAGTTAAGTCGATCAACAACTTACAACAAATTATTTTTTTCTAATGCAGGAATTTTAACAAGGTTGTGTTAAAAATTGATAATTGAAAATGGGTAATTTAGGAATTTATTTATTTTACCTTTATTATCAATTCCCAATGATCCATTATCAATTAACGCTTATAACTGTTTTTAAAAGGAGGATCGGGTGAGAAAAATTTATTTATTGCCAAATCTTATGACGACTGGAAATTTCTTATGTGGAATGATTTCAGTGAGTCTTTCTCTCAAAGGAGACTTTCCATCAGCCTCATTATGGATTTTGGTGGCCATGCTCTTCGATTTTCTAGATGGTCAAGTCGCCCGTCTCAGTAAATCCATGTCAAAATTTGGGGAGGAATACGATTCTCTTTGTGATTTGATGACTTTCGGAATTGCCCCGACGATTTTGATCTATGAAATGAGTCTCTCAAAACTAGGCCGAATGGGGATCAGCATTGCTTTTATTTATTCTGTCTGTTGTGCATTAAGGTTAGCAAGGTACAACGCCAAATTAAATAAACCTTCAAAGTATGTTTTCTCTGGGTTACCGTCTACCGCTGCAGGTGGAGCTGTTGCAGCGAGTGTCATTGCAGCGGATCATTTGGAATGGTTAGGAATCATTGGAATGGCGCCTTTTTTAATGATTCTTTTAGCTTTTTTAATGATCAGTACTATTGAATATCCCAAAATCAATGCTTTATTTTTGAAGAGAAAAAGTCCTTTTTTTTATTTAGTGGTGGGTGCAGTTGCCTTAGGCGGATTTATATTTTTTGGTGAGCTCTCGCTCGCTATCGGTTTTATTCTCTATGTTTTAGGAGGACCTGTTTACGATATTTTCCATCGAACTCAATTAGCAGAACTTCTTTTGGAGGAGCCTTTAAAAAATGTTGAGTCATAAAATGTTATTATCTTAATATTCGCAGCTTAATAGACATTGAACATCTTCGAAGGGTAAAATTTTTTTCTTTTCCTTCATTTTTAATCATCCTGATTTTTCTTAATTTTTGAATGGGAGGCGATATCCATGATGAAACGATTTTGGGTTTATAGGGTCAGTTTTCTCGTCATGGCTTTAGGGATTGGGGGGACATTTTTTTTCTTTATGAAAACGCCGACCGAAGAAGTCGCCTCATCCCCTGAAATCATCTCGAATCAACCCTTGAGTGGACGCAACGTTCTTGAAGGGCCTAAGGAGCTTTCTGAAAAAGTGGATTCCCCCTCTTCTGGAAAAACCAATCTCTCCAAAGAAATTCCAAAACCTGTTCCTCAAATCGAAACCCAGAAATTGATTCCAGTCAAAGATGCAGATAAAAAACTTGCGCTAGCCAAAGAGCTGAAATCTTCTGGAAAACTAACTGAGGCTCACGAAATTTTAAAGGAACTTATTTTGGCTTCTAATATTACTCATGAAGAGGTCCAAAAAGAATTTTGGGACGTTAATACAAAACTGATTTTTTCTGATAGTGCGATTCCCGGATGGCGTCAAGAAATCACGGTTGGAAAAGGGGATAGTCTATTTATGATTGCCAAGCAATATCATACGACGGTTGATTTATTAGAAGAGAGTAATCATCTCAGCTCCAAGAACCTCCATCCTGGAGAGATCCTTCACGTTTTTACAGGTCAAATTTCTTTGGTTGCAAGTAAATCTCTTAATATTCTCAATCTCAAGATCAATGGGGAGGTTGTGAAAACTTATCAAGTAGGGACTGGGGTCGGGGGAAGTACTCCCGTGGGTGAGTTCAAGGTTATTAACAAATTAAAAGATCCGTCGTGGCATCATGACGGGAAAACCTATCCTTTTGGTGATCCTAAAAATATTTTAGGAACACGCTGGATGGGACTTAACTTTAAAGGTTATGGCATTCATGGAACTTTGGATCCAACTTCGGTTGGAAAACAATCTAGTGCAGGTTGTATTCGTCTTAAAAATGAAGAAGTTGAGGAGCTTTATAAAATTGTTCCCGTGGGCACGGTTGTCAGTATTGTTGAATAATATGAAACAATCCAGTTTAGAGTTTGAAAGACCGATTTTAGAGCTTGAGCAGAAAATCTCTGAGCTCAAGAAATTTTCCCAAGAAAAGGGAATCGATGTTACCTCGGAACTTAAAAACCTTGAAAAAAAATTAGAGGGTCTTCGTCATCAAATCTTACAGAATTTGACCGCATGGCAGAGAGTTCAAATTGCACGCCATCCTCAAAGGCCTTATACCCTCGATTATATTCGCCTTGTCATGGAAGAATTTATTGAACTTCATGGGGATCGACGTTTTGGCGATGATCAGGCCTTGGTTGGGGGCTTCGCAAAAATGGAAGACCATCGTTTGATGGTGCTTGGGCATCAAAAGGGAAGGGATCTTAAAGAGCGGCAAAAACGTTCCTTTGGTTGTGCTCATCCAGAAGGATATCGAAAGGCCTTGCGATTGATGCAGATGGCTGAAAAAGCGAAAACTCCGATTTTGGCCTTGATCGATACTCCTGGGGCTTATCCGGGTGTAGGGGCTGAAGAGCGAGGTCAAGCGGAGGCTATTGCTGTTAATTTGAGGGAGATGTCCCAGATTAAGGTTCCGATTGTGGCGGCAGTGATTGGAGAAGGAGGTAGCGGAGGTGCTTTGGGAATTGGGGTAGCAGACCGTATTCTCATCTTGGAGAATGCATATTATTCGGTCATATCTCCGGAAGGATGTGCTTCTATTCTTTGGCGTGAAAAAGGAAAAATGGTTGATGCAGCTGAGGCCCTAAAATTAACTGCATATGATTTGCTTTCTTTGGGAATTGTAGATGAAATAATTCCAGAGCCTATCGGCGGGGCCCACCATGACTATGAAATCACAGCTCGCCATCTTCGAAAAACGGTTCAAAAACATTTGCTTGAATTGATTAAAATGGGCTCTGAAGAGTTAATTGAAACGAGATATCAAAAATTTAGAAAGATGGGTGTATTTACCGAATTTAAGCCTGAAGGGTGATGTTTTTGGTCAAAATTTCCTCTTTAATAGATATTCGGCAATGTACTGTGAAAAATGTTCGAAATCTTCAAGATCGTTTTCGAGAAATGGGTGCACCTTTTTCATATCGACTTCGGCATATTCATGAACAATGATGTTTCTAAATCCAGCAACAGGAGAAAAGTTCTGTGCGAAATTTTCCGGTAATATTTTATTTTCAGCGAGGATTTTGAAAACTTCTCTTGCTCCTTCAGGTTTGCGTAACTTAAGCTCGCTGATAAGCAGTTCTCCAATATCGATGGTGCATTCAATGGTCAGTTGAAGATAATGTAAAACCGCTCCTTGGAGGGTATAGTCGTTTTCTAGTTCTTGAAGAGAACTTTTTTGGTAGCTCTTGAGATAGGAAAGATACTCTTTTAGTTTTTCAATTTTTGAATTGATTGTCAGTAAAGAAGTCATTAGAATCCTCCCCGAGCAATCCTTTCCAAGGCCAATTCTGCATGGCGACGATAATAGTATTCTTGATCAAAATAGAAGCTCATCGTTCTTGCCTCAAATTGAATTCGCATGATTTCGTTCTTTGAGTGAAGAAGAATTCCATCATGGACCACATTAAAACATAAGAGGAGGGGACTCTCGTTCAGAATAGAAAGGTCGATTCTCTTTGTTTTTAAAAATGACATCAGTTCAGATATTAGTTCAGCTTTGTAACGATAGGAGGTTTGGGAAGGGGAAGATGTTTCATTGAGGAGAATAGCAAGATCAACATCGCTTTCTGGATGATCTTCTCCTTTAGCCAAAGAGCCGAAGAGATAAGCTATTTGAATCTCAGGATTCGCATTAAAATAAGGGTTCAGTACCCGTTTAATATCATTAGGTCTCATCGTCCTATTTTATGATGAGATTTGATGTTGCGCAACATACAAAAGTCCCAAGATGCTTTTGCTGTCGATAATTTTACCCTCATCAATTTTTTTTAACGCCTCAGGCAAGGTTAATCTGACCGCTTCAATGAGTTCATCCTCATCTGGATCTGTCTCCTTTAAAGTAAGGTCTGAAGCCGTAAAAAGATGAATCAGCTCGTTGCTGTATCCAATGGCAGGATAAAAGCTCAAGTGTTTTTTGATTTTTTGAGCCACATAACCTGTTTCTTCCCGCAGTTCACGCTTTGTCGTTTGGAGAGGTGTTTCTCCAGGATCCATTCTTCCTGCAGGAATTTCTAAAGTTATCTTTTCTGCTGTTTTTCGGTATTGCTTGACCATCACGATTTTCCCATCTTCAAGAAAGGGAATGACTGCAATAACCCCTCCATGCGTGACGACTTCGCGGGTTGCAATGAGGCCATTGGGCATACGAACTTTTTTAACAACGAGATCAAGGATGCGACCTGTATAAATTTTTTTTTCTGAAATGGTGATTTCTTTCATTCGAATGCTCCATTAAACCCAGAATTTGCAATAGGCCGCGGAATTTTTGCTGAGATCTTAGCCACCTTGGCCTTCAGAAATGCCAGCAAAGGAGGCCCGCTGCCTTAATGGCAGACAAAGGGCCGACTGCGCTAGTAGATGTTTCTTTTCCTTATGAAGCGACAGACATCTATCAATGTATGCCTACGTTTCCCCCTACGGGGACCTTGTCTTCAGGCCAATCTGGCTCAAGCTCTTGCTCTTGAGTTATCGCGTCTATTGCAAAATCTGGGTTAAAATTGAAAGATTAAAAATCCGTTTGTTTAATATAGGCTCTTCGGATATAATCCACAACACATTTTAGGAGGTGGACGGTGTCTAAGACATATAGAATTGCAGTCATGGGAGGGGATGGGACGGGACCTGAGGTGATTCGGGAAGGGATGAAGGTGATTGACAGTGTAGCCCAACATCGCTTTAAGGTTGAATGGATTTCGTTTCCTTTTGGAGGAGAACATTACCAGAGGACAGGGGACATTTTACCTGATTCAGCCATTGAGGAATTTAAGAAATTTGACGCTATTTATTTGGGGGCCATTGGTCATCCTGAGGTAAAACCTGGAATTTTAGAGAAGGGGATTCTCTTAAAATTGAGGTTTGCACTTGATCAGTATATAAATTTAAGACCGGTAAAACTTTATGCGGGGGTCGAGACCCCTCTTAAGAATAAAGGTCCTGAACATATTGATTTTGTAGTGGTCCGTGAAAACACAGAAGGTCTTTATTGTGGTGCAGGTGGTTTTCTAAAAAAGGGAACACCCGATGAGGTCGCGATTCAAGAGTCCATCAATACTCGTAAGGGGGTTGAGCGGTGTTTACGTTTTGCCTTTGAATATACCCAAAAGCGAAATCGTTCAAAAAAATTAACCCTTTGTGGAAAAACGAATGTTCTGACCTTTGCCTTTGATTTATGGGAAAGGGCCTTCCATGAAATTGCTCTGCAATATTCAGATGTGAAAACAGATTATGCCCATGTCGATGCCACGTGCATGTGGATGGTCAAAAATCCGGAATGGTTTGATGTGATTGTGACCGACAATATGTTTGGAGATATTATTACAGATTTAGGGGCCATGATTCAGGGAGGGATGGGAATTGCGGCAGGAGGAAATCTTAATCCCGAGGGCGTTTCCATGTTTGAACCCATTGGGGGCTCTGCTCCAAAGTATACGGGACAGAATAAAATCAATCCTTTGGCTGCGATCAGTGCTGGAGGGATGATGCTTGATTATTTGGGTGAAAAGGAATCCGCCCAAAAAATTGAGAAGGCAGTGATTGAAGTAACAAGCCAGAAGCTCAAGTCTTTATCTGCAGGGCAGATGGGATACACCACAACGCAAGTGGGGGACCTTGTTGCGGAGTTAGTCTCATAAATCAAAAATCAAAATGCAAAAATCAAAATGACAATGCAAATATCAAAAATTTAAAACGAAAACTAAATGCTTAAGCAAATTAGAATTTTTAAATTTTGATTTGTCATTTTGTATTTTGATTTTTGGATTTTGATATTTTAAAGAGGATTTATGTCAAGTTACAACGTTGCCATCGTCGGTGCCACGGGGGCCGTGGGCCATGAAATGATTAAAGTTCTTGAGGATCGAAAATTTCCCGTAAAAGAGTTAAGACTTTTTGCATCTCTCCGTTCTACGGGAAAGAACATGTCTTTTTGTGGAACATCTTTGCCTGTTGAAGAATTGAAAAGCACCTCTTTTAAAGGAGTGGAAGTTGCCCTTTTTAGTGCGGGTGCAGGTCGAAGCCTTGAATTTGCCCCTCATGCGGTAAAAAGCGGTGCCGTTGTGATTGATAATTCAAGTGCTTTTCGAATGGATCCGAATGTTCCTTTGGTGGTTCCCGAGATTAATTCAGATGATATTCAAAAGCATCAAGGAATGATTGCCAATCCTAATTGCTCCACCATTCAAATGGTGGTTGCCTTAAATCCCATTCATCAAG includes:
- the pssA gene encoding CDP-diacylglycerol--serine O-phosphatidyltransferase; translation: MRKIYLLPNLMTTGNFLCGMISVSLSLKGDFPSASLWILVAMLFDFLDGQVARLSKSMSKFGEEYDSLCDLMTFGIAPTILIYEMSLSKLGRMGISIAFIYSVCCALRLARYNAKLNKPSKYVFSGLPSTAAGGAVAASVIAADHLEWLGIIGMAPFLMILLAFLMISTIEYPKINALFLKRKSPFFYLVVGAVALGGFIFFGELSLAIGFILYVLGGPVYDIFHRTQLAELLLEEPLKNVES
- a CDS encoding L,D-transpeptidase family protein yields the protein MMKRFWVYRVSFLVMALGIGGTFFFFMKTPTEEVASSPEIISNQPLSGRNVLEGPKELSEKVDSPSSGKTNLSKEIPKPVPQIETQKLIPVKDADKKLALAKELKSSGKLTEAHEILKELILASNITHEEVQKEFWDVNTKLIFSDSAIPGWRQEITVGKGDSLFMIAKQYHTTVDLLEESNHLSSKNLHPGEILHVFTGQISLVASKSLNILNLKINGEVVKTYQVGTGVGGSTPVGEFKVINKLKDPSWHHDGKTYPFGDPKNILGTRWMGLNFKGYGIHGTLDPTSVGKQSSAGCIRLKNEEVEELYKIVPVGTVVSIVE
- a CDS encoding acetyl-CoA carboxylase carboxyltransferase subunit alpha is translated as MKQSSLEFERPILELEQKISELKKFSQEKGIDVTSELKNLEKKLEGLRHQILQNLTAWQRVQIARHPQRPYTLDYIRLVMEEFIELHGDRRFGDDQALVGGFAKMEDHRLMVLGHQKGRDLKERQKRSFGCAHPEGYRKALRLMQMAEKAKTPILALIDTPGAYPGVGAEERGQAEAIAVNLREMSQIKVPIVAAVIGEGGSGGALGIGVADRILILENAYYSVISPEGCASILWREKGKMVDAAEALKLTAYDLLSLGIVDEIIPEPIGGAHHDYEITARHLRKTVQKHLLELIKMGSEELIETRYQKFRKMGVFTEFKPEG
- a CDS encoding DUF86 domain-containing protein, coding for MTSLLTINSKIEKLKEYLSYLKSYQKSSLQELENDYTLQGAVLHYLQLTIECTIDIGELLISELKLRKPEGAREVFKILAENKILPENFAQNFSPVAGFRNIIVHEYAEVDMKKVHPFLENDLEDFEHFSQYIAEYLLKRKF
- a CDS encoding nucleotidyltransferase domain-containing protein; amino-acid sequence: MRPNDIKRVLNPYFNANPEIQIAYLFGSLAKGEDHPESDVDLAILLNETSSPSQTSYRYKAELISELMSFLKTKRIDLSILNESPLLLCFNVVHDGILLHSKNEIMRIQFEARTMSFYFDQEYYYRRHAELALERIARGGF
- a CDS encoding NUDIX hydrolase — protein: MKEITISEKKIYTGRILDLVVKKVRMPNGLIATREVVTHGGVIAVIPFLEDGKIVMVKQYRKTAEKITLEIPAGRMDPGETPLQTTKRELREETGYVAQKIKKHLSFYPAIGYSNELIHLFTASDLTLKETDPDEDELIEAVRLTLPEALKKIDEGKIIDSKSILGLLYVAQHQISS
- a CDS encoding 3-isopropylmalate dehydrogenase; translation: MSKTYRIAVMGGDGTGPEVIREGMKVIDSVAQHRFKVEWISFPFGGEHYQRTGDILPDSAIEEFKKFDAIYLGAIGHPEVKPGILEKGILLKLRFALDQYINLRPVKLYAGVETPLKNKGPEHIDFVVVRENTEGLYCGAGGFLKKGTPDEVAIQESINTRKGVERCLRFAFEYTQKRNRSKKLTLCGKTNVLTFAFDLWERAFHEIALQYSDVKTDYAHVDATCMWMVKNPEWFDVIVTDNMFGDIITDLGAMIQGGMGIAAGGNLNPEGVSMFEPIGGSAPKYTGQNKINPLAAISAGGMMLDYLGEKESAQKIEKAVIEVTSQKLKSLSAGQMGYTTTQVGDLVAELVS